Within the uncultured Bacteroides sp. genome, the region ATTTTAGCCTTCCTTTTTTAAAATTAAATTGGATATATCTGTAAACCACATACAAAGAGTTTATATAAATTCGATATTCGAACTGAACCATAAATCGTAACGGAGCAAAAAAAAGGAGATCCATAAAGGTCTCCTTTTATAATCACAGCGGAAGCGGGGATTATGAATATATCGCTCCAACATCTTAGTCTTCAATCTATCACAAATCAGATAATCGCTATGGCAAAGATTTAGGCACGAAGTAACGCTCAGTTTTTATCCGCATTTGTCCGGCGCTTGTCTGCCTATATCTTGGGTTAAAAATACTACCATTATAATATATGGCTTTTTAAGGGTCGGCTAATTATTCTCGAGTGAACTTAAAATGTGATTACCTATCTTATTCGTTATAGCGTCATTCTCTATTGCAATTTCATTTCCACTTTAGTCCCAACATACAAAACTTTTTTTCCTTTTGAGCTTGCATTAATTCCAAAGCCCTTATTTTCATCAACAAAAACAACATTAAAAATACGTTTTATTAAACTGTCTGTATAATTTCCCTTTCTATCTGATATAGTTAATGATTGATGTTTTTCATCCCAATTGAACGAAACAATTGTATATCTCCCTTTCTCATAGTTATAATTATCTCCTTCATCCTCGTATAAATCAAATTTAGCATCAGCTCCTTTATATACACGAATTTCTAGTGTATCGGCCAACTTTTCACCTGAATATTGGATAATCTTACCTATTGAAATAATAGAACCAGCCTTAACAAAAAGAGGGATTTTATCTAATGGAGCATCAGTTTTTATACTTTGACCTCCATTAAAATGTTTACCCGTCCAGAAGTTGAACCAACCAGCCGATTTGGGTAAATAAACATTCCATTCAGACGCATTAGCTTCAGTAACTGGAGCCACTAATAAAGATTTCCCAAACATATACTGATATTGACGATTTACGGCAGTGGTATCTGCATTAAAATCCATCACCAAAGGACGCATCATTGTGGATCCATTTTTTGTAACCTGCCATGCTTCGGAATAAATATATGGAAGTAAACAATAGCGAAGGTTCAGCATCTTGCGCATATTGTCTTCTACTTTTTGTCCGTACTTCCAAGGTTCGGTTTCGGTTTGGTAACCGTGAATACGGAATATTGGATTGAACGTTCCCCACTGGTACCAGCGTGTAAGCAGTTCGTGATATTTCTCATCGGTGTATTGAGAATTTCCGGGACGGAAAAAGCCTCCAATATCTGTTGTCCAATATGGAAACCCTGTAATTGTATAATTTAATCCGGCTACAATTTGATTCTTGAATGTATCCCATGTTCCGCCAATATCACCCGACCAATTGATAATTCCATAACGTTGCTGACCCGAGAAAGCCGAACGAGTGAGGATACATACCCGCTTATCAGAAGTAGCCTCGCGTTGACCTTCATACACAGCTCTACTTACCATTAATGGATAGGTCAAACGATAGAAATCACCTGCACCAATATGTGTTTTTGTTCCTTTCAAAGCATCATTTTCTGGTTCAACAGCATCCATCCACCAGGAATCTACACCATTATCAAGCATATTTACCTTCAATGTATTCCAATATTCATTTCTGGTTTTCGGGTTGAAATAATCCAGCCATTTGGTATCTGGAATAAAACGGTTTTTAGCCACATATTCTTTACCTATTGTTGAGTTCTTATCCGGGTTCGACCAGATTGAGATGTTGAAATGTGCATTCAAATTATGCAGTTCTTTTATAAACTCTGAAGGGTTTGAGTAGTTTTTCTCATCAAACTGAGGAACACCCCAACCTCTATCACCCCAATATTGCCAATCTTGTACAATCACATCCAACGGAAGATTTCTTTTCCGGAACTCTTTTACCGTTTCAACCAAATGTGTTCCAGAGGTATAACGTTCGCGACACTGCCAAAAACCATAAGCCCATTGTGGCAACATAGGTACATTGCCTGATAAATTACGGTAAGACGCAATCACATTATCTGCTGAGGGGCCATAAAAAACTACATAATCGAGCGCTTTAGCAACTGGCGACCGAAATGTTGTTATGTTATCACTCAGCTTCCATGACAATTTGGGAGTATTATTTGACTTACAAAGTACCTGTACCTGATGTTCACCGGCTTTTAATTTCACCAATGTTCCTACAGTAGGCGGAAGCCACATATTACTTTGATCAATACAAGGTTTCCCATCAATAGCCACAAAGTGTCGGTTGCCCATATCGCCCAGATCCAGAAAGATAGAATACTCGCCATCTTTCGTAACATTAAACTTACCTTGATAAAGCGATTGGTTTTGTGATACTTTCTGAGTTCCAGAGGTAGTAGTTACTTCGGCCATTTGACTATTGCCTGAAGTTGATTGCTCCTGTTTCCCGAGTGCGATGAAATTATCTGCCGGATTAAAATCCGTTAACCCATACTGATGCCATAGCAAACCGTATCCTTTACTGGAATAAATAAATGGAATAGAAATCTGCGTGTTTACCTGTATTAAACGGCGAGCTACGTTTTTTAAGTTATATTGTCCATCCTGAAATTGCCCCAAACCGAATATATATTCATCGGATGGTGATTCAAAACTCTGTTCAGCCTCATAACAAGATTCGCCTTGAATAGAACCAGGAGTTAGTTTCCGGGTGCCTGCCTCTTCGCTCAAAAATACTTTGCCGGCATTATTGGCATACGATAATTTTCCTGTATGCTTATCCAATGACACAATAATACTTTTTGTTTTTATTTCAAGCTTAGTCGGCAAATCTAAAACTTGAAATCCAGGAGTTGCAACACCCGAAGTAAAAACTAGCTCTGGCAGGTTTCCTTCACTTTCTTTATAGAATTTGATCCTTACGGCATTCTCGCTCAAAGGAGATATACTGAGTGTTCCATCTGATAAAGTAATATTTACCTTGTTGGACAACCGTTTAAAGCCTTTCACAACTTGTCCCTCACAAAGTAGTGGGAAAAGACTAATCATTAAAAATAATTTTAGCTTCATTTAGTACTTATTTAATACAATCAATTTTATATTATAAAACGAATATAACGTAAATTCAACTCAAACAGATTAGAAAATAATAAAATCAAGAAACATCTTCCCTATCTGCTACTAAAATGCATAAAAAGCCTTTGTTTAAAGGCTTTTAGTTAGTGGGAGATAAAAAAAACAGACTATTCATCTGCTACTTACGAGAATTATCTGCTACCAGCATACTTTACTTTGATAAGCCCGGCAGACATTTTAAAACTTCCCAAATGAGATTTATTTTTTCTGGAATAACATTTATTACATCTTGTACAGAACATTGCATTATTCTGTACAAAAGAATTAAATGCCTTGTACAAAAGAATGCATTCTTTTGTACAAGGATTTATATATTAGACTAATCATTCTAAAAAAATCAGATCAGACATTGATCATTATCCGCACAGATATTTTCAAAAGTCCCCTTCATAGTTGTGACTGATAAAAAGTTAAAGGGAGATAAAGAGTTTAGCCTTTCTATTTTTCAACTAAGGTAAAACAGTAACAATTTTCTTCCCTTTATAAACTATTACTTTATCATATTCATTGGAGGTATTCTTACCAGAAGCAACTAGTCTGATCTTGAATTTACGTTCAGCAAGCATCCCTGGAAAAGAACCTCTACGATTACTAATAGTCAATGCCTTCTTTGCATCATTCCAAGTAAGGGTAATGGTTGAATATGCTCCCTTTTCGTAGTTGTAATTATCGTTTTCGTCCTCGTAAAGGGTGAATTCTCCATTAGCACCTTCATAAACGCGAATTTCGAGGTCATCCCATTTCTTCTCGGTTGCATACTGCACTTGCGGTCCGAAAGGAATTATACTTCCCGATTTAATGTATAAAGGAATCTCATCGATCGTTGTTGCTTTTACTATTTCCTGACCGCCATTGACTTTCTCATTAGTCCAGAAGTCATACCAGGCAGTTCCTTCGGGCAAATAAACTTTCGTTGATTTAGCCTGAGCGAAATTCACAGCTTCACCTTTATTTTCGCCGGAAGCATCTTTTTTATCCCAACCGGTTTCTGCATCTGATTTTACAATAGTTTCGGGAGTATATTGTGCATTAACAACCGGAGCAACCAATATTGATTTACCAAACATATACTCGTTGTTCATGTCTTTAACCTTCTTATCATTGAAATCCATCACCAAAGCTCGCATAATAGTTGATTGGTTATTTGTAACCGACCAAGAAGTAGAGTAAATGTATGGCAACAGAGAATAGCGCAAATTAATTGTCTTAGCTATTGCATTAAAGATAGTCTCACCCTTTTTCCCAAAGTTATATATTTCTCTGGGAATATCTGTACCATGCGAACGCATCATAGGAGTAAATGCTCCGAATTGAAGCCAGCGAACATACAATTCCTGAAACGACGGATTCTTAGTTCCTTCACTCCAGCCTCTATTATAAGCGCCTGCAAAAAAGCCGCCAATATCTGTATTCCAGTAAGGTATAGCACTCATTGAGAAGTTAAGACCTGCAGGTATCTGGTTGCGTAACGATTGCCAGGAAGAATTTACATCGCCCGACCATGTATTTGCTCCGTAACGTTGTTGTCCGGCAAATGCCGAGCGGGTAAGGATAAATATACGTTTATCTGAACTTGCCGAACGCTGATGTTCTGCAACCCCTCCTACCGTCATCAGTGGGAATGCGTTGCGTACCTTACGGAATGAGCCCAGGTAGGTTTTAAGATCGAAATCAGAAGGTTTAAAATCCAGGTGATCTGGTTCTGATGAATCCATCCACCAGCCATCAATTCCCAATGAGAAAAGTCCTTTCTGCAGATGTTTCCAGTATATATCACGAGCTTCAGGATTATACGGGTCATAAGGTTGTACACCTGATGGATATTCGCGGTTTGGCGGCCAGCTTTCCAATCCCGATTGTGGCCATGTGCCGAAATTCAAAAGCATACCCTTCGGTTCCATTTCGCGGAATTGTTTTGTTTGCGGTCCAAAAGAAGACCAGATAGAAATAATTAAGTGCGCATTTTGATTGTGAATATCTTCCACCATTTTCTTTGGATTAGGAAATTCAGTGTTAAGAAACTCCATTGCATTCCAAAGGTAATTGTTGCCCCAGTATTGCCAATCCTGAATAATACCATCGAGAGGCACACCTAGTTCACGATATTTATTAACTACACCCACCAGTTCGTTCTGACTTTTGTAGCGTTCTTTACTTTGCCAATAACCAAAAGTCCACAAAGGAAACATAGGAGCTTGCCCGGTAAGGTCGCGCATACAAGCAATTGATCCATCAATATTTCCACCAAACATAAGATAGTAATCAATGCAATCGCCAACTTCAGATTTAAATGATGTACTTTCGGGCTTATCTTCAAAAACAGTGGGGGAATAATTATCCCAGAATAACCCATACCCTTTTGTAGAAACCAGGAAAGGAACATAATCGTCAGTGTTTCCCTGCACCATATTAAGTTTTGTATTACGCAGAGATAATTTGCCGCGCTGTTGCTGGCCTAGACCATAAATATCCTCTTCTTTATCAAGTGTAAACGACTGATTAATGGTATAGGTTTTTGACCCTGCATCATTAAAATCAGTAAAGGTTGCACCCTCTTTTTCGCTTAAAAGTTGTTCTCCGAAAAGAGTATAATAGGATATTTTTCCAGACTTCATGTTAACATCTACCTTCAGCTTATTGCTTTTCAACGAAACAACATCCCCTTGCTGATTGATAGCAAGCTTTACAGCCTGAGGCTCTTTTACTACCGTTAAGCTTTTCTTTTCAAAAGTTTTTCCCACAGGAGATTTCAGTACCCTTACAGTTGAAGGTCCATAAAATTGAATCTCAACATCCGTTGAGTTAATTTGGGTTTTGATACCCAAATTGCTTTTTGTGTACGATTGTGCCTGACTACCGATGGCAAAAAGCATCAGTAACGAGAATACTAAATTGAGTCTTTTCATATATTATTTTTATAGGTTGCTTATTTTCTATTATTGAAATTTCCACCAGTCAAAGTTAAACAATTCACGTCCTGCAGTGATATTTTGACCGTTAAAATAAAAATAAATATCATGTTTACCTATTACTTTATGCTTTAATTCCGAAGTGAAAGTTTTAAATTTATCCCATCCTCCGGTACGAGGTAGTTGAATGGACGAAATAATTGATCCCGAAACACTATCAAGACGAACTTCCAAAATTCCGCCATCAACTCCTGCTGCTAACGAGACAGAAAATGATTTAGGAGATTGATTGCCAAAATTCACCTCACGAACCTTTATATAACCTTTCGAACGAGTGCCTGAAACATACACCCCTATTTTTTCATTCTGAGATATGGAACATTTTTCCGACCATGCCATTGTTTCCGCTTCAACGCGCTTGTACGGATTAATTTCTCCAATTGGTCTTGGGCCTTCGCTGGAAATGGATACAGAAGGAATTGTCCCATCAGGATTGTACGTAAATTGCTCCACGCAGGCAGCCCGTCCGTAACTTCCTCCATTGGGCAACAATCCCGTATGGTAGAAAAGATATGAGTTTCCTTTATAATCAATAATTCCACCATGATTGGTAAAACTATTGGTTTTTTGATTTTCCATGATTTTGCCCTGATATTTCCATGGTCCGGTTGAACTATTGCTTGTCGAATAAGAAAGGCTTTCTCCTCCTTTTCCCATTCCGGCATACATCATATAATAAAGATTGTTGCGCTTGTAAAACCAGGGGCCTTCCACATACATATCTTTATTGGGATTTTCGACACTTTTATTTCCCCTTACTCCTCCGAAAGATTCGACAGAAATCGGAACAGTAACAATATCACCCGAATAAGAAATCATATCTTTATTCAACTTAACATAAAACAAGCTTCCATTCCCCCAATAGAGGTAGGCTTGTCCGTCATCGTCAATCCACACGGTCGGGTCAATATTAGACCAACTTCCATTAATAATCAACGGTTTTCCAAGCGCATCTTTGAATGGTCCTGTTGGCGAATCGGAAACAGCTACACCTATTGCCATATCGTTTTTATCGCTTTGAGCACAGGTGTACCAATAAAACTTACCATTACGTTCAATACACTGAGCAGCCCATGCACGGTCGCGCGCCCATTTGAAGGATTCCAACGAAATGGGACTTCCATGGTCTGTCCAATTTACCATGTCGGTAGTGGATAATACATGCCATTTGGTCATGTAGTAAAAATCGAAGCCCGGAATATCATCACCAACATATGCGTAAAGCGTACCGTTATAAACCATTGGTGCAGGATCGGGACCAAAATGCGTCTGAACAATAGGGTTATCTGCCCGGCTAACGCCACAAAAAGTTATTGCCGCTAAAACTAAAGCTAAATATTTTTTCATTTCAAATGTACTTTCCTTTATAAGTTAATTTATTTGTTACTAAACTTCCACCAGTCAAAATTAAATAAGTTTCCATCTGCACCTTTGAACACAAAGTACAGGTCATGTACACCTTTGACTACATTTACTTTACATGACAGCATTTTCCAGTTTTTATCTCCACCAGTATTTTTTACGTCTAAAACACCTAACAAACTGCCGCCTTTCCTATCAACATGGATTTCAATCTTTCCACCCGTCGAAGCTGAAGCAACACCTGCAAGGAAAGTTTTTGCACCTTTTCCAAAATCAACACTTCGCACTTTAATGTAATCTCCGTTGCTGATGTTGGTAACGTACACGCCTGCATTTTCATCTTTCACAGTTTCAATACCTTCTTCCCAACCGATGGTTTCGGCTTCAACTCTTTTATATGGATTTAAATTGGATGCACTTTCAGTAACGCCTTCTTTTGTTGGTGCAATTAATGGGATTGAACCATCAGCATTAAATTTAAAAGGTTCAATGCAAACTGATCGTTTAAAGCCACCACCACCGGGTAGCGCTCCGCTATGATAAAACAAATAAGATTTTCCTTTAAATTCGATGTAACCCGGATGGTTAGTAAATGCCCCTCCTTCTTTGATTACGTGCATAATGGTGTCGCCATAAGTCCACGGCCCGGTAATGTTTGGAGCGGTTGAGTATGCCAAATGCTCGGGAACACCACCAGCGGGGTAAAGCAGGTAATACAAACTGTTACGTTTAAAAAGCCAAGGGCCTTCTTCATAAGCTGCTGTCCGATTATCATTTTTTTTGGCACGAAAACCAAAGTTTTTGTCTTTCAAATCTTCCTTCACAATGCCATATTCCTTATTGTATGAAACCATATCTGCGTTCAACTTTACATGCCAAAGGTTTGGATTTCCCCAATATAGGTAAGCCTGACCATCATCATCGATGTAAACCGTTGGGTCGATATAACCGTACCCAACAAGTAAAGGAGCACCAATGGCATCTTTAAAAGGTCCTGTGGGACTGTCGGATACTGCAACTCCTATGGCATTTCCTCCGTTTTTTTGATTTACCGGCAAATAATAATAAAACTTACCGTTTCGGTGTATACACTGTCCTGCCCAAGCATCTCCTCTTGACCAACTAAAATCTTTATACGATAAAATTGCCCCGTGATCGGTCCAGTTTACCATGTCTGTAGAAGAATAACATCTCCAATCATTCATCGTAAAAAAGTTCTTTACAGTATTATCTTCATCATGCGAAGTATAAAGATAAACAGTACCGTTATGCACCATTGGTGCAGGGTCGGCAGTATAATTAGTTTGAATAATGGGATTTTGAGCTTTTAATCCAAATGTCGAGACCTCGATCAAGACAAACACTGCAAATGCAGATGTTTTAGTCAATGCTTTAAACTTCATGTTTCATTTATTTATTAGTCCATTTCGGATTTACTTCTTAATAGAGAATTTATAAAGTAGAACACCGTGAACGGGAACTTTGAGTGCTAACTGCCCTGTTTGTGTATTTACATTGCTGATGTCTTTTTGTCTCCAAAGATCGCGCACTACAAATTGTCCTTTCAGTCCGAGTTTATCAAAGTCTTTGTATGCAAGATCAACAGTTTCGAGGCCAAAGTTGCAGAAGCCAATAACACGGCTACCATCTTCGAGTTCTTTCACGTAAATGTGCAAATCACCAATCGTCTGTACACAAGTTGCCTGCTTACCAAGCGGGTCTTGATTGACTTCGATAACTTCATCGTTAGTCAACAAATTCAATGTAAAATCATCTAGTTTCTCCATGTCACAACCAATAAGGAGCGGTGCAGAGAAAAGACTCCAGAGACTAACATGAAGATATTGCTCGTCAGGTTTAAGCTTGCTTGGGTGTGGATTGCCCCAACCTACAGTACCAATTACGAGCATATCAGGATCATTCCAGTTTCCGGGCTTGGCATAAGGGGCTGATTTATCCTGGTCAAGAACAATATTTTTCACGCTTGTCCAGGTGTCGGTAATATCATTGGTCGTGCGCCAGCAATTGCCATTAACTGAATCGCCCCATTTCCACACATCCGACATCCCGTACTGACATACGCTAAATACAATATCGCGGGGTTGCTGACGAAGAAATTTGCCCATAACCTTAAATGGTTTCATGGCTGTATTCAATTCGCTACCACCATTATACGACAAAGACGATACCTTATATGGATCATTGTCAGGCAGACTATCAATTACATTGCCATAACTGCACCAATCGTATTTCAGATAGTCGAAACCCCATTTGGCATAACTTTCGGCATCTTTTTTTTCGTAACCATAACTACCGGCACTACCTCCACATGTCCAAGGCCCCGGGCTTGAGTAAAGTCCTATTTTTAATCCCTGATCATGCACATAATCGGCAAGGGCTTTCATATCACTAAATCGGGAGTTAGGGATTATATTGCCAGCCTCATCGCGCAACTTACCACGCAATGTCTGATCTTTTGAGTCGCGATGATTTTCCCAGAAATCGTCAATATTTATATATGTCCATCCATGGTTGATAAGCCCACTTTTTACCATTGCATTAACAGCACGTTTTACCTTATCAGCCGAAACATCGTTGGCAAAACAATTCCAACTGTTCCAGCCCATTGGTGGAGTGAGCGCAATACGGTCACCACATTCTATGCGAAACTTTCTTTCAGCCGTACCTTTTGCATTTTTAGCTTTTAGGGTAACAATATACGTTCTAACTTTAGAAAGCTGACCGGTAATAATGCCGGTTTTAGCGTTGATCTTTAATCCTTTTGGCAAACCCAAAGCAGAAAAAGTCATCGGTCTGTCGCCTGTAGCTGTTACAAGATACTGAAAAGGCGAACCCGGACGCACACCAAAAACTTTGGCTCCGGTTATTCTGGGTTCAGCTGAAGGTTTAGGCGTTAGGATATATGGTACGCTTGCAACCGGATTGAAGGTTTTGAATGTGGTCACACCTATGGTTGTAAATCTTGCATCTACCCAGTCAACATGGTCGTAATAATTTCCGTTTCCGCCGTCGGTTACTATCAATTCAAGTTTTCGTAAGCCTCCAAGCTTAACATTACAGGGTCTGGCTGCATCACCCAAACGCATTACCCCGCTCGACCATAACTTTTCGCCATCGCCATAAACTACAAACTCAGCAGCCGGTTTCTGACCTGCGACCTCGTCATCAATGCCTACTTGTGCAATGAATTCAGTCGCTTTTCCATTAAGTTCAATGGTTAACGAACTTTCGGAATGACTTCCAAAACCACGCTCGAAAGTTTTACCAGCGATTGTGAGCGTTTTGCCATCGATGGATTTGTTTTTCATTGGAATTCCATATCCTTGTGTTGCTGTGCTAAGATCCAATTCGTCGAGCCATACTGTTTGGGCAGATAGCGTAGTAGTTCCAAACAGGCCGGAAATGATAAGAAGGCCTTTTAAGGCCACTATTTTAATATTTCTTGTTATTTTCATAAATGTAAGATGAATATAGTTGTTACTTTGATTTATATTTCAGTTGATTTGAAATCTGTTATTTAAAATTAAATTTCCACCAATCAAAGTTGAACAGTTCATTTCTACCTCTGAAAACGAAGAACAAATCGTGAACATCTTTAATGTTTTTCACAGGAGTAGTAATCGTTTTCCATAAATCTCCTTCAGCCGAGGTAGTTACGTCGATTGTCCCCAATACCGGCCCATCAATTTTGTCAGTATGGATTTCAATTTTACCACCTTTTAACGAAGCAATAATGGTACCATCGGCATTGTATGTTATGTTTTCAAGGCATATTGAGCGTCTTTCGTAATGCTTCGACATGGTTTGTTTCAGGATGGCATAATTGAAGCCGAACACATACGAATTTCCTTTGTAGTCTATGATTCCGGGATGGTTTCCGCTTGAGCGCTCGTCTCCTTCCATAATCATACCTTTATATTCCCATGGGCCGGTTGGAGATTTACTCATTGCATAACCAATACCTTCGGGACAACAGGTAGAAGCATACGCCAGATAATAATGTCCGTTGCGTTTCCATACCCAGGGGCCTTCCTGGTAATTAGCCGGCTTGGTAGGTTCATTTACTATTTCGCCTGAATAAGAAACCATATCCTCATTCAGCCTGACATAATAAAGATTGGGATTTCCCCAGTAAAGATAAGCCTGACCATCGTCGTCAATCAACACTGTCGGGTCTATGTCGTGTGCACTATTCTTAATCAGAGGTTTTCCAATTGGATCTTTGAACGGTCCATAAGGAGTATCTGAAACCAAGACACCAATTCCAACACCGTTTGGCATGGGGCAATACATGTAAAACTTATTATTGCGTCTGATACATTGCGGAGCCCACGCCCCATTATCATAGGGCACCCATTTAAAATCTTTCAGCGAGGCCACAACCCCGTGGTCAGTCCAATTCACCATATCAGTAGATGTGTAGAGCAACCAATTCTGCATTTTAAAACCCAATCCATCATCTTCGTCATGACTTGTATAAAGAAACACCGTATCATTGAACACTAAAGGAGCCGGATCAGCAGTATATTTGGTTTGGATAATTGGATTTTGTGCCTTTCCAGCAAAAGGTAGATTAATTGCAACCATAAAAATTGAAGCTATGATAAATACTTTATTTCTCATGAGATCTAAGTTTTATTTTACTACTCAAAACAAGTTAATAGTGTACGTAAATGAATTAGGCTCAGCAAAAACCTGATATTTTTCCAGAGGTCGAGGTCCGCAACTGGCAGATCCAACACCTAGAGTTTTGGTTGAAATACAGAACACTGTTGAAGTACTCGTAGGTAAGTCAATTTTATATTCTACCGGATACATTTGCTCGTCTGTATGAGGAAGAGCCGCCACTTGCATGAGTTTTTCATCAGATTGTATCATCAAAGAAGGTATATCCTTGCCACTTAGTTTTGCCCATCTTACTTCTTCATGGTTACCACGTTCCATAGGCTTTTCATATTCGTATTGTTCATTTACGCCCAATTCATAGACACCTACATCCGCAGCGCTTTTGCGATCGGAATAATTTTCGAATGGCCCACGACCAAAGAACGTCATGCGGTCAAGCTTCTTATCAAATAACATACGCACACCTATACGAGCCAAATTCATTCGGAAACCGACAAATCTAACCTGATTGTCAACTTTTATCGAGCCATCGCCTTTTATCAAATAAGTTGACGTGTGATATACTCCAAAACCATTTTTTCCGTCAGCTTTTGTTGTTGAAATAACTCTCACAGAAGAATTATCAACAGTCTCTACTTTAAAATCGACCAAAGCATATTGGAGGGCGTTTACCCCAAATTTTTCCCATTGGCTATAAGCCCATTCATCGTCATTGCGATGAGAAGCGCGCCACAAGTGCAGTTTCGGCGAACCATCAGCAGCAAGAAGATTAATACCTTTTTTAACCAGCTGTTTCATGAAACCGGTTGTCTTATCGAACTCTACCGAAAATTCTTTTCCCGAGATGGTTACAATTTGTGCGTTTTGAGCCAGTTTTACCGGTTGAGTAACTTTTGTTTCCACCACCGGTGGTGTGTTGACAGGAAGTTTGAATTGCTCGGATGCTACTTCAAAACCCTTATCGGCCCAAAGCGTTTTTTCTTTTTGTTTATATGATATTCGTAAAAAATATTCCGCTCCAGCTTTAGGATGTTCTATTTTATAGGGGATAAATGCCATGCCGGTGCTTCGGGCATTTATGGGTCGCATCATATTAATTGTACCCTTGGCTATTTCTGTCCCATTCTCTGTCAAACTCCATGATGTATCAAAACCACTCAAAGAAATAAACTGAAATTTATTCTTTATCGTAATCATTCCGGCAATTGGATCCGCCAATTCGGTATCAATCCATTGAAATGCTTTTTTCATTTCAGGATAATGCGGTTTAACTTGGTTTCCTTTTGTAGAACGATCATAAGAAATTACTCCTTTGTGAATGAAGTAATGGTCGTTCGGAGCTTCATCAAAACCGCCTCCATACGCCAAGATCGGATGATTGGGGTCACGTTTGTTCCACAATGCCTGATCCTGAAATTCCCAAATAGCACCGCCTAAGATTTCCGGATTGTTATCAAAAACCTTTGAATATTCATTAAGCGACCCCATTGAGTTGAACATAGCGTGTAAAAATTCACAGATATAAAATGGCTTAGTCATTCCCCAGTTTTTTACCATGTCGGCGTAATCCGCGGCACTACCGTACATTCGACCTTCCAAATCGGCAGGATTTTTGCTACCTATACCAAAGCGTTCATAATGAACAAAACGAGTTGGGTCAATAGACTTAATTGTATTCATTGCTGCAACAAAATTGGAACCTACGCCACCGCATTCGTTTCCAAGCGACCAAATAATCACCGAAGGACTATTCTTAAAATTCTCTACATTGGCTACATTCCGATCAATAATTGC harbors:
- a CDS encoding glycoside hydrolase family 43 protein; the encoded protein is MKFKALTKTSAFAVFVLIEVSTFGLKAQNPIIQTNYTADPAPMVHNGTVYLYTSHDEDNTVKNFFTMNDWRCYSSTDMVNWTDHGAILSYKDFSWSRGDAWAGQCIHRNGKFYYYLPVNQKNGGNAIGVAVSDSPTGPFKDAIGAPLLVGYGYIDPTVYIDDDGQAYLYWGNPNLWHVKLNADMVSYNKEYGIVKEDLKDKNFGFRAKKNDNRTAAYEEGPWLFKRNSLYYLLYPAGGVPEHLAYSTAPNITGPWTYGDTIMHVIKEGGAFTNHPGYIEFKGKSYLFYHSGALPGGGGFKRSVCIEPFKFNADGSIPLIAPTKEGVTESASNLNPYKRVEAETIGWEEGIETVKDENAGVYVTNISNGDYIKVRSVDFGKGAKTFLAGVASASTGGKIEIHVDRKGGSLLGVLDVKNTGGDKNWKMLSCKVNVVKGVHDLYFVFKGADGNLFNFDWWKFSNK
- a CDS encoding NPCBM/NEW2 domain-containing protein, with translation MKITRNIKIVALKGLLIISGLFGTTTLSAQTVWLDELDLSTATQGYGIPMKNKSIDGKTLTIAGKTFERGFGSHSESSLTIELNGKATEFIAQVGIDDEVAGQKPAAEFVVYGDGEKLWSSGVMRLGDAARPCNVKLGGLRKLELIVTDGGNGNYYDHVDWVDARFTTIGVTTFKTFNPVASVPYILTPKPSAEPRITGAKVFGVRPGSPFQYLVTATGDRPMTFSALGLPKGLKINAKTGIITGQLSKVRTYIVTLKAKNAKGTAERKFRIECGDRIALTPPMGWNSWNCFANDVSADKVKRAVNAMVKSGLINHGWTYINIDDFWENHRDSKDQTLRGKLRDEAGNIIPNSRFSDMKALADYVHDQGLKIGLYSSPGPWTCGGSAGSYGYEKKDAESYAKWGFDYLKYDWCSYGNVIDSLPDNDPYKVSSLSYNGGSELNTAMKPFKVMGKFLRQQPRDIVFSVCQYGMSDVWKWGDSVNGNCWRTTNDITDTWTSVKNIVLDQDKSAPYAKPGNWNDPDMLVIGTVGWGNPHPSKLKPDEQYLHVSLWSLFSAPLLIGCDMEKLDDFTLNLLTNDEVIEVNQDPLGKQATCVQTIGDLHIYVKELEDGSRVIGFCNFGLETVDLAYKDFDKLGLKGQFVVRDLWRQKDISNVNTQTGQLALKVPVHGVLLYKFSIKK
- a CDS encoding glycoside hydrolase family 43 protein encodes the protein MRNKVFIIASIFMVAINLPFAGKAQNPIIQTKYTADPAPLVFNDTVFLYTSHDEDDGLGFKMQNWLLYTSTDMVNWTDHGVVASLKDFKWVPYDNGAWAPQCIRRNNKFYMYCPMPNGVGIGVLVSDTPYGPFKDPIGKPLIKNSAHDIDPTVLIDDDGQAYLYWGNPNLYYVRLNEDMVSYSGEIVNEPTKPANYQEGPWVWKRNGHYYLAYASTCCPEGIGYAMSKSPTGPWEYKGMIMEGDERSSGNHPGIIDYKGNSYVFGFNYAILKQTMSKHYERRSICLENITYNADGTIIASLKGGKIEIHTDKIDGPVLGTIDVTTSAEGDLWKTITTPVKNIKDVHDLFFVFRGRNELFNFDWWKFNFK